A single window of Pseudomonas lijiangensis DNA harbors:
- a CDS encoding flagellar hook assembly protein FlgD, with the protein MAVENDVSTSFINSLQNPKASASSSGEALGKDAFLQLLVTQMKNQNPLDPQDNTQFVAQLAQFSSLESMQNLTSTVDSIATSYKSSQALQASSLVGRSVIVETGTAQVDTTKGLTGSVVVPSSTSATTVKVYDASNNLVDTIDLGSKSAGNASFTWDGLNSEGTAMPSGTYSFIANGTINGTNNGLSTYLPATVNSVTTAVSGGEMTLNLAGGNSIALSKVQSIGI; encoded by the coding sequence ATGGCCGTTGAAAACGATGTATCGACGAGTTTTATAAACTCGCTGCAGAACCCCAAAGCCAGTGCCAGCAGTTCGGGCGAAGCGCTGGGCAAGGATGCGTTCCTGCAGTTGCTCGTCACCCAGATGAAAAACCAGAACCCGCTGGATCCGCAGGACAACACGCAATTCGTTGCGCAGTTGGCGCAGTTCAGCAGTCTGGAAAGCATGCAGAACCTGACCTCGACCGTTGACTCGATTGCGACCAGCTACAAGTCTTCCCAGGCTTTGCAGGCTTCCTCGCTGGTAGGTCGTTCGGTGATTGTCGAGACCGGTACCGCTCAGGTGGATACCACTAAAGGCCTGACCGGTTCGGTTGTAGTGCCGTCCTCGACCTCGGCAACGACGGTCAAGGTATACGATGCCAGCAACAATCTGGTGGATACCATCGACCTGGGCTCCAAGAGCGCAGGCAATGCAAGTTTCACTTGGGATGGCCTCAACAGCGAAGGTACTGCCATGCCTTCGGGGACTTACAGCTTTATTGCAAATGGCACTATCAACGGCACGAACAATGGTCTCTCGACTTACCTTCCAGCAACAGTCAACAGCGTTACTACGGCTGTGAGTGGTGGGGAAATGACTCTAAACCTGGCTGGCGGCAATTCGATCGCTCTGTCCAAAGTGCAATCAATCGGAATATAG
- a CDS encoding efflux RND transporter periplasmic adaptor subunit, which produces MTKYLTRLRTSRVGVRAAVAGVVAAGLLAGLVYGYQSQSESASPDVRWIAVQPQLLESQLGLVGRIEAASRSTMAAPFEGVVQQVAVVEGQRVERGQHLLTLDTAQLDIQLREALAAQLKLQRTVKDMENWAQGEEVARARRALTSAQYGLSDTERKLADTRRLFERGIVARMDVDSLEQQARVQRLDMTASQSELNAVMEKGKGENRQIADMELANAQSRYQALQALHARREIEAPFAGIVLRPQRPEGGVAPLIQQGMRMPQGTPLFELASLEQIRAVARVEEVDLHQLADGMPVQVTGDGFEGITLQGTLSSIAAQGVAPDFGGGTTYEVVISIASLTPAQQVKVRLGMSARLAIVTYRTDNGFAVPPEVLRQDAEGRTFIVYRKDMADAPQRVMVTAGRAMPQGVEVSGLKPGYVELPATAR; this is translated from the coding sequence ATGACTAAGTATCTGACTCGATTGCGCACCTCTCGCGTCGGTGTTCGGGCTGCTGTCGCTGGCGTTGTTGCTGCCGGGCTTCTTGCGGGCCTTGTCTATGGCTATCAGTCGCAGTCCGAATCGGCATCGCCAGACGTTCGCTGGATAGCCGTGCAGCCGCAATTGCTGGAGAGTCAGTTGGGGCTGGTGGGGCGAATCGAGGCAGCCAGCCGATCAACGATGGCAGCTCCGTTTGAAGGTGTCGTGCAGCAGGTCGCTGTCGTCGAGGGGCAGCGGGTCGAGCGTGGTCAGCATTTGCTGACACTGGATACCGCACAACTGGATATCCAGTTGCGTGAGGCGCTGGCTGCCCAGTTGAAGCTTCAGCGCACAGTAAAGGATATGGAAAACTGGGCGCAGGGCGAAGAGGTGGCGCGTGCGCGTCGAGCACTCACAAGTGCTCAGTACGGACTGAGCGATACCGAGCGAAAACTGGCGGATACGCGCCGCTTGTTCGAGCGGGGTATTGTCGCGCGCATGGATGTGGATTCACTCGAGCAGCAGGCCAGGGTCCAGCGACTTGACATGACAGCCTCGCAGTCCGAATTGAATGCCGTCATGGAGAAGGGCAAGGGTGAAAATCGCCAGATAGCCGATATGGAGCTGGCCAATGCCCAGTCGCGTTATCAGGCCTTGCAGGCTCTGCATGCCCGCCGGGAAATCGAGGCGCCGTTCGCCGGGATTGTATTGCGCCCACAGAGGCCGGAAGGAGGCGTTGCGCCCTTGATCCAGCAAGGGATGCGCATGCCTCAGGGTACGCCGCTTTTCGAGCTGGCGAGTCTGGAGCAGATCCGGGCGGTTGCCCGTGTCGAAGAGGTGGATCTGCATCAACTGGCCGATGGCATGCCTGTGCAGGTCACGGGTGATGGCTTCGAGGGTATTACCCTGCAGGGAACCCTGTCTTCGATTGCTGCGCAGGGCGTGGCCCCCGATTTCGGCGGCGGCACGACGTACGAAGTGGTCATCAGCATCGCTTCCCTGACGCCTGCCCAGCAGGTGAAGGTCCGCCTTGGCATGAGTGCCCGGCTGGCGATCGTCACCTATCGGACTGACAACGGCTTCGCGGTGCCGCCTGAGGTGTTGCGCCAGGATGCCGAAGGCCGAACTTTCATTGTCTATCGCAAAGACATGGCCGATGCGCCGCAGCGGGTCATGGTCACTGCCGGTCGTGCGATGCCTCAGGGGGTCGAGGTTTCCGGCCTGAAACCCGGTTATGTCGAGTTGCCTGCCACCGCCCGCTGA
- a CDS encoding ABC transporter permease, producing MSEERFAHYGPSTGQIFLEPLNSLRLLGRRSLLALLGIAVGCASVVALLNIGQNAANEAISAFKGLGSDMLVVSFAAVPGMKMRPAPATLDVPAVMEAVPGVLHVAPVMMLSTRVSFDGRTHNTNIAGTSSDLAAVLGLRVAQGRFLSSYDSRSTYAVLGAQVARELGIESLRDVAGRRIQIDGYLFEVVGILSGHGQNPLIPVSVDDAVFVPIEGMRRISSKPEITNVIARGGGGETLEQDGNALSSYLQTLAPGRDVQVQIPQQLIDGLAQQSRTFSYLLAGLGGISLLVGGVGVMNVMVMNVSERRREIGVRMALGARPVDIGRLFLLEAAVLSIAGATIGACLGLLAAWLFSVVSGWGFTLSLPSLPLGIVSSLLVGLFFGLNPALMAARLEPVQALRDD from the coding sequence ATGTCTGAAGAGCGGTTCGCCCATTACGGCCCGTCGACAGGGCAGATATTCCTGGAGCCTCTGAACAGTTTGCGTCTCCTGGGGCGCCGATCGTTGCTGGCCTTGCTGGGCATTGCCGTGGGATGCGCTTCGGTGGTCGCCTTGTTGAACATTGGCCAGAACGCGGCCAACGAGGCCATCAGCGCGTTCAAGGGGCTTGGCAGCGATATGCTGGTGGTCAGCTTTGCGGCAGTGCCGGGAATGAAGATGCGTCCGGCCCCGGCAACGCTGGATGTCCCGGCGGTCATGGAGGCGGTTCCCGGAGTTCTTCATGTCGCGCCTGTCATGATGCTTTCGACCAGAGTGAGTTTTGATGGGCGCACGCATAATACGAATATCGCGGGTACTTCCAGTGATCTGGCGGCAGTGCTTGGATTGCGTGTTGCCCAGGGCCGGTTCCTTTCCAGTTACGACAGTCGCAGCACCTATGCCGTGCTGGGTGCGCAAGTGGCCCGGGAGCTGGGCATCGAGAGTCTTCGGGATGTGGCGGGGAGACGCATACAGATCGACGGTTATCTTTTTGAGGTGGTCGGGATCCTGTCCGGGCATGGGCAGAACCCGCTTATTCCCGTTTCCGTGGATGACGCTGTTTTCGTCCCCATCGAAGGCATGCGGCGCATCAGTTCAAAGCCGGAAATCACCAATGTCATTGCCAGGGGCGGGGGCGGCGAAACCCTGGAGCAGGATGGAAACGCCTTGAGCAGTTACCTGCAAACGCTGGCGCCAGGGCGCGATGTCCAGGTGCAGATTCCCCAGCAATTGATTGATGGTCTGGCGCAACAGTCCCGGACCTTTTCCTATCTGCTGGCGGGCCTGGGCGGTATTTCCCTGTTGGTAGGCGGTGTCGGGGTCATGAATGTGATGGTCATGAATGTGTCCGAGCGACGCCGTGAGATTGGTGTTCGCATGGCGCTGGGCGCGCGTCCTGTGGATATCGGGCGACTGTTTCTGCTGGAGGCGGCTGTGTTGTCCATTGCAGGAGCGACGATAGGCGCGTGTCTGGGGCTGCTGGCTGCCTGGCTGTTCTCGGTAGTGTCGGGCTGGGGATTCACCTTGTCGTTGCCTTCGCTCCCGCTGGGTATTGTCAGTTCGCTGCTGGTGGGGCTTTTCTTCGGATTGAACCCGGCCTTGATGGCGGCTCGCCTGGAACCGGTACAGGCGTTGCGCGATGATTGA
- a CDS encoding chemotaxis protein CheV, whose protein sequence is MAGVMDSVNQRTQLVGQNRLELLLFRLDGKQLYGINVFKVKEVLQCPKLTIMPKSSRIVRGVANIRGGTIPIMDLAMATGSTGMISLVNSFVIITEYNTKVQGFLVHSVERIVNMNWEEIHPPPKGTGRDHYLTAVTRVDNQLVEIIDVEKILAEVAPITEAVSHGVIDEETHSKAVSLRVLTVDDSSVARKQVSRCLETVGVEVVALNDGRQALDYLRAMVEEGKKPEEEFLMMISDIEMPEMDGYTLTTAIRNDPRMQKLHITLHTSLSGVFNQAMVKKVGADDFLAKFRPDDLAARVVARIKAADNS, encoded by the coding sequence ATGGCGGGTGTAATGGATTCGGTGAACCAGCGAACTCAGCTGGTCGGTCAGAATCGCCTTGAGCTGCTGTTATTCCGTCTGGACGGCAAGCAGCTCTATGGGATCAACGTATTCAAGGTTAAAGAAGTACTGCAATGCCCGAAACTGACCATCATGCCCAAGTCCAGCCGGATTGTGCGTGGTGTGGCCAACATTCGCGGTGGCACGATCCCGATCATGGATCTGGCAATGGCGACGGGTTCGACCGGAATGATTTCGCTGGTTAATTCCTTCGTCATCATTACCGAATACAACACCAAGGTTCAGGGTTTTCTGGTGCATTCGGTAGAACGCATCGTGAACATGAACTGGGAAGAGATTCATCCACCACCCAAGGGCACCGGACGCGATCACTACCTGACGGCCGTGACGCGTGTGGACAACCAGTTGGTGGAAATCATCGACGTCGAGAAGATTCTCGCCGAGGTGGCGCCGATTACCGAGGCTGTATCCCACGGCGTGATCGACGAAGAGACTCATAGCAAGGCTGTATCGTTGCGAGTGCTGACGGTCGATGACTCGTCGGTTGCGCGCAAGCAGGTGAGTCGCTGCCTGGAAACTGTCGGTGTCGAGGTGGTTGCCTTGAACGACGGGCGTCAGGCGCTGGATTACCTGCGTGCGATGGTTGAAGAGGGCAAGAAACCCGAAGAAGAGTTTCTGATGATGATTTCCGACATTGAAATGCCGGAGATGGATGGCTATACCCTTACAACAGCGATACGCAACGATCCGCGAATGCAGAAGCTGCACATCACCTTGCATACCTCGCTTTCCGGGGTGTTCAACCAGGCGATGGTAAAGAAAGTGGGTGCTGACGATTTTCTCGCGAAATTTCGACCTGATGACCTCGCGGCCAGGGTCGTGGCGCGGATCAAGGCGGCAGACAATAGCTAG
- the flgB gene encoding flagellar basal body rod protein FlgB has translation MSISFDKALGIHEKALNFRAQRAEVLANNISNADTPNFKARDLDFSSVLAAENEKAQNGRFALNMTNNRHIEAEGMGNGDGTLMYRTPSQPSLDQNTVDSQVEQASYTDNAMGFQASFTLLNSKFKGLISALRGE, from the coding sequence ATGAGCATCAGCTTCGATAAAGCATTAGGCATACACGAAAAGGCCCTCAACTTCCGGGCTCAGCGTGCAGAGGTGTTGGCCAACAACATTTCCAACGCCGATACCCCGAATTTCAAGGCCCGTGATCTGGACTTTTCCTCGGTGCTGGCCGCCGAAAACGAGAAGGCTCAGAACGGTCGTTTTGCGCTGAACATGACCAATAACCGTCATATCGAAGCTGAAGGCATGGGCAATGGCGATGGTACGTTGATGTACCGCACCCCGTCTCAGCCTTCGCTGGACCAGAACACCGTCGATTCGCAGGTCGAGCAGGCCAGCTACACCGATAACGCCATGGGTTTCCAGGCCAGTTTCACCCTGCTCAACAGCAAATTCAAAGGGCTGATCTCAGCCCTGCGCGGAGAATAA
- the cheR gene encoding protein-glutamate O-methyltransferase CheR: MILRGGTLSSTGNLDFEQFRVFLEKACGILLGENKQYLVSSRLNKLMEQQGLKSLGELVQRIQSQPRSGLREQVVDAMTTNETLWFRDTYPFEVLKNRVLPEQIKASPGQRLRIWSAACSSGQEPYSLSMSIDEFERSNPGQLKAGAQIVATDLSGLMLTNCKTGEYDSLAIGRGLSPDRLQRYFDVKSPGRWVVKAPIKSRVEFRSFNLLDSYASLGKFDIVFCRNVLIYFSAEVKKDILLRIHGTLKPGGYLFLGASEALNGLPDHYQMVQCSPGIIYKAK, translated from the coding sequence ATGATTTTGAGAGGCGGCACCTTGTCTTCTACAGGTAATTTGGATTTTGAACAGTTCCGGGTCTTTCTGGAAAAAGCCTGTGGCATCTTGCTGGGGGAAAACAAGCAGTACCTGGTCTCCAGCCGTCTCAACAAGCTGATGGAGCAGCAGGGACTCAAATCGTTGGGCGAACTGGTGCAGCGTATCCAGTCGCAACCCCGCAGCGGTTTGCGCGAACAGGTGGTCGATGCGATGACGACCAACGAAACCCTGTGGTTTCGTGATACCTATCCCTTTGAGGTGCTGAAGAACAGGGTGCTGCCAGAGCAGATCAAGGCCAGCCCGGGCCAGCGCTTGCGTATCTGGTCGGCGGCCTGTTCGTCGGGTCAGGAACCGTACTCGCTGTCGATGTCCATCGACGAGTTCGAGCGCAGCAATCCGGGCCAGCTCAAGGCGGGTGCACAGATCGTTGCAACCGACCTGTCCGGCTTGATGCTCACCAACTGCAAGACGGGCGAGTACGACAGCCTGGCAATCGGCCGCGGCCTGTCGCCGGATCGCCTGCAGCGCTACTTCGACGTGAAAAGTCCGGGTCGCTGGGTGGTGAAGGCTCCGATCAAGAGCCGTGTCGAGTTCCGCTCGTTCAACCTGCTCGACAGCTACGCAAGCCTGGGCAAGTTCGACATCGTGTTTTGCCGCAACGTGTTGATCTACTTCTCGGCCGAAGTGAAGAAAGACATCCTGCTGCGCATCCACGGCACGCTCAAGCCGGGTGGCTACCTGTTCCTGGGTGCTTCCGAAGCGCTTAACGGCTTGCCGGATCATTATCAGATGGTTCAGTGCAGTCCGGGGATTATCTACAAGGCCAAGTGA
- the flgM gene encoding flagellar biosynthesis anti-sigma factor FlgM, whose amino-acid sequence MVIDFSRLGNSQSAGSVSRTGTTKESGKTGATESAAAAANVKGTGESVHLSSEAQQLQKITDKLGDLPTVNSARVAELKQAIADGTYTVDSNRVASKLLNFETQR is encoded by the coding sequence ATGGTCATCGATTTCAGTCGCCTTGGAAATTCACAGTCTGCCGGTAGCGTTTCGCGCACCGGGACTACAAAGGAAAGCGGTAAAACCGGCGCAACCGAGTCTGCAGCAGCTGCTGCAAACGTCAAAGGCACCGGGGAATCCGTTCATTTGAGCAGTGAGGCTCAGCAGTTGCAGAAGATCACTGATAAGTTGGGCGATCTGCCAACCGTCAACAGCGCTCGCGTCGCCGAATTGAAGCAGGCGATTGCAGACGGCACCTACACAGTGGACAGCAACCGCGTAGCCAGCAAACTGCTCAACTTCGAAACCCAGCGCTAA
- the flgC gene encoding flagellar basal body rod protein FlgC, whose translation MSLANVFNIAGSAMSAQTTRLNTTASNIANAETVSSSMDQTYRARHPVFATVLQGQQSNGGSLFQDQSDAGQGVQVNGIIEDSSNLEARFEPNHPSADKNGYVYYPNVNVVEEMADMISASRSFQTNAEIMNTAKSMMQKVLTLGQ comes from the coding sequence ATGTCACTAGCCAATGTGTTCAACATTGCCGGTAGCGCCATGAGTGCCCAGACCACGCGTCTGAACACCACTGCCAGTAACATCGCCAACGCCGAGACCGTGTCATCGAGCATGGATCAGACCTACCGTGCCCGTCACCCGGTGTTCGCAACCGTGTTGCAGGGTCAGCAGTCCAACGGTGGTTCGCTGTTTCAGGATCAGAGCGATGCCGGTCAGGGCGTTCAGGTCAACGGCATCATCGAAGACAGCTCCAACCTTGAAGCGCGTTTCGAGCCTAATCATCCCTCCGCTGACAAGAACGGGTACGTCTACTACCCCAACGTCAACGTCGTGGAAGAAATGGCTGACATGATTTCCGCCAGCCGTTCGTTCCAGACGAACGCCGAAATCATGAACACCGCAAAATCCATGATGCAGAAAGTTCTGACCCTCGGTCAGTAA
- the flgA gene encoding flagellar basal body P-ring formation chaperone FlgA, translated as MNAKTTIFRHLKLETRRLLCVIALLCLSSTANYGRAENFTLPEQLIGVTQGFLEFTVEDYLASNQIEGRFEIQVRQLDPRMRMGSCDKDLTAKLESAKPLGRVSVRVRCEGSSPWTVFVPAEVKLFRNVVVSVRPLKRDSIVSQDDVMLRERDIGSLGLGFLSSLDQAVGQKVIRPTVIDQVMSPVFLEQPQMVRKGDQVVITARSGSLAVRMPGEALSDGGFNEQIRVKNLNSNRVIKANITGPGQVEVAM; from the coding sequence ATGAACGCAAAGACGACAATTTTTCGACACCTGAAACTGGAAACCCGCAGACTGCTCTGCGTGATCGCTCTCCTGTGCCTTTCAAGCACTGCAAACTACGGCCGCGCCGAGAATTTCACACTGCCTGAACAGCTTATCGGCGTCACACAGGGGTTTCTTGAGTTCACAGTAGAAGACTATTTAGCGAGCAACCAGATTGAAGGCCGTTTTGAAATTCAGGTGAGGCAACTGGACCCCAGAATGCGCATGGGTTCCTGTGACAAGGATTTGACAGCAAAACTGGAAAGCGCCAAGCCATTGGGCAGAGTGAGCGTACGCGTACGCTGTGAAGGCTCATCCCCATGGACCGTGTTTGTGCCGGCGGAAGTGAAGCTGTTTCGCAATGTGGTGGTGTCGGTACGCCCCTTGAAACGCGACAGTATTGTGTCGCAGGACGATGTCATGTTGAGGGAAAGGGACATCGGCAGCCTGGGCCTGGGTTTCCTCTCCTCACTGGATCAGGCAGTCGGGCAAAAGGTAATCCGACCAACGGTCATCGACCAGGTCATGTCGCCCGTATTTCTGGAACAGCCACAGATGGTTCGCAAGGGCGACCAGGTGGTCATTACCGCCCGTAGCGGCTCGCTGGCGGTGCGCATGCCCGGCGAGGCGCTGTCCGATGGCGGTTTCAACGAGCAGATACGGGTGAAAAACCTGAATTCGAATCGCGTCATCAAGGCCAATATCACTGGCCCGGGGCAGGTGGAAGTCGCAATGTAG
- the flgE gene encoding flagellar hook protein FlgE has protein sequence MSFNIGLSGLYAANKSLDVTGNNIANVATTGFKQSRIEFADQYAQSIRGTSGGTSIGSGVTTAAVSQQFAQGGLTTGTGNSLDLAINGNGFFMLSNNGETLYTRAGAFRTDKDGYVVNSSGMNLQGYNVDANGNVAVGVSGDLRVDSSNQAASPTSIITNVANLNSTSTVPTISPFDATNTNSYNFTYSTKVFDSQGNEHSLETYLAKTGTNTWAMYSLIDGRSISDPTSTTADRNNLTFDTSGNMVINTSATPSVPSASTNISVNTDGTFQVNNWIPAMQTGTGTSATWVANGAVGVTSGIRLDMTQATQTASVSGPITQTQNGYAAGQIKDMSVDASGNLFASYTNGQSKVIGQVSLTTFANVQGLSPAGGTNWRETFASGLPVTGVPQSGTLGYITGQALEDSNVDLTLELVNLIKAQSNYQANAKTISTESTIMQTTIQMT, from the coding sequence ATGTCATTCAATATCGGCCTTAGTGGGCTCTATGCAGCAAACAAAAGTCTCGACGTTACCGGCAACAACATTGCCAACGTTGCGACCACTGGTTTCAAGCAATCGCGTATCGAATTTGCTGACCAGTATGCTCAGTCGATTCGTGGCACTTCCGGTGGTACCAGCATCGGTAGCGGTGTGACCACGGCTGCCGTTTCCCAGCAGTTTGCCCAGGGTGGCCTGACCACCGGGACTGGTAACAGCCTGGACCTGGCAATCAACGGTAATGGTTTCTTCATGCTCAGCAACAACGGCGAGACGCTCTATACCCGTGCCGGTGCATTCCGTACCGACAAGGATGGCTATGTCGTCAACAGCTCGGGCATGAACCTTCAGGGTTACAACGTTGATGCGAACGGCAATGTTGCTGTGGGTGTCTCGGGTGATCTGCGGGTTGACAGCTCGAATCAGGCGGCCAGTCCGACCAGTATCATCACTAACGTTGCCAACCTCAATTCGACGTCGACAGTTCCGACTATCTCGCCTTTCGATGCGACGAATACCAATAGCTATAACTTCACCTATAGCACCAAGGTCTTCGACTCTCAGGGTAACGAGCATTCTCTGGAAACGTATCTGGCTAAAACGGGCACCAATACCTGGGCCATGTATTCGTTGATCGATGGTCGCAGCATCAGCGATCCGACCAGTACCACAGCTGACCGTAACAACCTGACTTTCGATACCTCCGGCAACATGGTCATCAATACTTCGGCGACCCCGTCGGTTCCGTCGGCCAGTACCAACATTTCAGTCAATACTGATGGTACTTTCCAGGTCAACAACTGGATTCCAGCCATGCAGACCGGTACTGGCACCTCTGCGACCTGGGTTGCCAACGGTGCTGTCGGTGTCACTTCGGGCATCAGGCTGGACATGACCCAGGCTACCCAGACCGCTTCTGTATCGGGTCCTATCACCCAGACTCAGAATGGTTATGCGGCTGGTCAGATCAAGGATATGAGCGTGGATGCCAGTGGCAACCTGTTCGCTTCCTACACCAATGGTCAGTCAAAAGTGATTGGTCAGGTTTCTCTGACTACATTCGCCAACGTGCAGGGGCTTTCTCCTGCTGGTGGTACCAACTGGCGTGAAACCTTCGCCTCCGGTTTGCCGGTGACCGGTGTTCCGCAGTCGGGCACTCTGGGTTACATCACGGGTCAGGCGCTGGAAGATTCCAACGTCGATCTGACGCTGGAACTGGTCAACCTGATCAAGGCGCAAAGCAACTATCAGGCGAATGCGAAAACCATTTCGACTGAAAGCACCATCATGCAGACCACTATTCAGATGACCTGA
- a CDS encoding flagellar protein FlhE, with the protein MKRKGILGCAAALALATIGSNAFAVGGGYAQTANIKPTYSTNQWNTTTVPIIGTTPASGKITFISWNYTIGAIPANATFNALLCHGDTSSCIDVTSLRSGSTTFFANKSPSKNFFLYHRIYRSSSFAPVTGGPLQVIVNWEN; encoded by the coding sequence ATGAAAAGAAAAGGTATTCTTGGGTGTGCAGCAGCATTGGCACTGGCAACGATTGGCAGCAATGCCTTTGCAGTAGGGGGTGGATACGCTCAAACAGCTAATATTAAACCCACCTACTCTACGAACCAATGGAACACCACAACTGTTCCGATTATTGGCACCACTCCTGCAAGCGGGAAAATAACATTTATCAGTTGGAATTATACAATCGGTGCAATACCCGCCAATGCAACCTTCAATGCCCTCCTATGTCACGGAGATACAAGCTCTTGCATTGATGTGACATCCCTGAGAAGCGGATCGACCACCTTTTTCGCAAACAAATCGCCAAGCAAGAATTTCTTTCTGTACCACCGCATCTATCGCTCAAGCTCATTCGCGCCTGTCACAGGCGGCCCACTGCAAGTCATCGTTAACTGGGAAAATTAA
- a CDS encoding TolC family protein, which produces MIDLCRSLLVCCLVLGGLESAVAAPLVPGGPSMPGRAVSLSEQTIELTLADAVFLGLRDNRSIRSAYLDRIAQKFDLRVAQDLFTPKLVLSSRYLATRNQSDHYRQAEVIPQTTMLGEYGTQLSLAWSNQLTMADTAGRTRNDGATLTVIQPLLRGAGKEVATAPVRLAVLSEKVNRLALKSTVSDTINRIITGYRELLRAQEQVRIARDALERSRQLLDANRAMISAGQMAEFDIVQTEADVATQELAIEEAANQLDASRLELLRLLALDLGTRLRAVEVLDARRIEVSAQQALLTARERQPAYLTRLIAGKQAEINLLVARNERLWDVSLIGGATQVRDRSQNDFGPSTNRTWEGYAGVQIDIPIGDLSRRQAEVRARVDVENQELLLAEANQSLAQDVGDGVRDLGTRWRQYEISQRARELSLRKLNIEREKLQSGRSSNFQVLSFEADLRNAENARLNALIAYLNAQTSLDQTLGTTLESWDIDLND; this is translated from the coding sequence ATGATTGATCTCTGTCGGAGTCTGTTGGTGTGTTGCCTGGTTCTCGGTGGCCTTGAATCTGCCGTGGCGGCACCGCTTGTGCCGGGCGGTCCGAGCATGCCGGGTCGGGCAGTCTCCCTGAGTGAGCAGACGATCGAGCTGACCCTGGCCGATGCGGTATTTCTGGGGTTGCGGGACAACCGCTCCATTCGCAGTGCCTATCTTGATCGCATTGCCCAGAAGTTCGATTTGCGTGTTGCCCAGGACCTCTTTACGCCCAAGCTGGTACTCAGCAGCCGTTATCTGGCGACGCGCAATCAGAGCGATCACTATCGTCAGGCTGAAGTCATTCCCCAGACCACCATGCTGGGTGAGTACGGGACCCAGCTTTCCCTTGCCTGGTCGAATCAACTGACCATGGCCGACACGGCAGGCCGCACTCGTAACGATGGCGCAACCCTCACGGTCATTCAGCCTTTGTTGCGAGGTGCCGGAAAAGAGGTGGCCACAGCTCCCGTGCGGTTGGCGGTTCTTTCGGAGAAGGTCAACCGTCTGGCTCTGAAGTCTACGGTTTCGGACACCATCAACCGGATCATTACGGGGTATCGTGAATTGTTGCGTGCCCAGGAGCAGGTACGCATTGCGCGTGATGCGCTTGAGCGTTCACGTCAGTTGCTTGACGCAAACAGGGCGATGATTTCAGCGGGGCAAATGGCAGAGTTCGACATTGTTCAGACTGAAGCTGACGTCGCCACTCAGGAACTGGCGATAGAGGAGGCGGCCAACCAGCTGGATGCCAGTCGCCTTGAACTGTTGCGTCTCCTGGCCCTGGACCTGGGCACGCGATTGCGTGCGGTCGAGGTGCTTGATGCGCGTCGTATCGAGGTCAGTGCGCAGCAGGCTTTGCTCACTGCGAGGGAGCGGCAGCCTGCCTATCTCACTCGCTTGATTGCCGGCAAGCAGGCGGAAATCAATCTTCTTGTCGCCCGTAACGAGCGGTTATGGGATGTGTCATTGATCGGCGGTGCCACTCAGGTGCGTGATCGTTCCCAGAATGATTTCGGCCCCAGCACAAACCGTACCTGGGAGGGCTATGCCGGTGTTCAGATCGATATCCCGATTGGTGATTTGAGTCGGCGGCAAGCCGAGGTGCGAGCGCGGGTCGATGTGGAAAACCAGGAGCTGCTCCTGGCTGAGGCGAATCAGTCCCTGGCGCAGGATGTCGGGGATGGTGTGCGCGATCTGGGGACCCGTTGGCGACAGTATGAGATTTCCCAGAGGGCGCGTGAGTTGTCGCTTCGCAAACTGAATATCGAGCGGGAAAAACTGCAGTCCGGCCGCTCCAGCAACTTCCAGGTCCTGAGTTTCGAGGCCGACCTGCGCAATGCCGAAAATGCTCGCCTCAATGCATTGATTGCTTACCTCAATGCCCAGACAAGTCTGGATCAGACGCTGGGTACGACTCTGGAGAGCTGGGATATTGATCTCAATGACTAA